A DNA window from Rhineura floridana isolate rRhiFlo1 chromosome 11, rRhiFlo1.hap2, whole genome shotgun sequence contains the following coding sequences:
- the LOC133367907 gene encoding olfactory receptor 13G1-like, producing the protein MEITLAGLTSSAELQTLLFGVFAFIYSTALASNLLLIFTICTSRKLHTPMYFLLINLSLVNVFSISVTTPKLLQTLWTHRNTISFYGCVTQMYLFIWCVGTELLFLSFMAFDRYAAICHPLQYTVIMRKEVCIAIALAVWVAGNINSSINTGVLLQLSFCNSNIVDHFYCDLPPVIKLSCSDTSLNEMMTFVADVFYAICSCGLTLTSYCFILRAIFRIRSTEGKKKAFSTCSSHLIVVSFFFSSVIYTYAGKRASSDYSLDKFVSLLYSVVTPVVNPLIYSLRNKEVKEALKTIIERVRLLRRPQV; encoded by the coding sequence ATGGAGATTACACTAGCTGGTCTCACTAGCTCTGCAGAATTACAGACACTTCTCTTTGGGGTATTTGCATTCATCTATTCTACTGCTTTAGCTAGTAACCTCCTCCTCATCTTTACCATATGCACTTCCAGGAAACtccacactcccatgtacttTCTGCTCATCAATCTGTCCCTAGTGAATGTATTTTCTATCTCAGTTACAActccaaaattgctccagactcTTTGGACCCACAGAAACACCATCTCTTTTTATGGCTGTGTTACACAGATGTATCTATTCATTTGGTGTGTGGGAACAGAGCTTTTATTCCTCTCATTTATGGCTTTTGACCGCTATGCTGCTATCTGCCATCCTTTgcagtacacagtcatcatgaggaaggaagtgtGTATTGCCATAGCCTTGGCAGTATGGGTTGCTGGGAACATCAATTCTTCTATTAATACTGGCGTTCTGCTGCAGTTGTCCTTCTGCAATTCTAACATTGTTGATCATTTCTACTGTGATCTTCCCCCAGTTATAAAGCTGTCATGCTCTGACACCAGCCTGAATGAGATGATGACTTTTGTGGCAGATGTATTTTATGCGATTTGTAGCTGTGGGTTGACGCTAACATCTTACTGTTTCATACTGAGAGCTATCTTCAGAATCCGTTCcactgaagggaagaagaaagctttctccacatgttcctcccatctcattgtagtgagttttttcttctcttcagtCATTTACACATATGCAGGTAAAAGGGCCAGCTCAGACTACTCTCTAGACAAATTTGTTTCTCTGCTTTATTCAGTGGTAACCCCAGTTGttaatccactcatatattctttGAGAAACAAAGAAGTAAAAGAGGCACTCAAGACAATTATTGAAAGAGTCAGGTTGCTCCGGAGACCTCAAGTCTGA